The genomic DNA CCAATTGTCTACGCTTCTGCTTTTAAAAAGGGCTATACCCCGGACACTATACTGTGGGACGTAAAGACTGATTTTGGAAATTATTCACCCGACAACTATGACGCGAAACAAAGAGGACCAATAAAAATGAAAGAAGCACTTGCACAAAGTCTTAATATACCAGCTGTTAAAACCTTATATCTTGCTGGCGTTAAAAATACAGCCGAGGTAGCAAAAAGCATGGGAATGCTAGATAGTTTTGATGAAAAAATTGATTCAAGAAATCTTGATTTCTCAATGGCTATTGGCGGAAAAAGCATAGTGCCGCTTGAGCTAGTATCTGCGTTTGGAACTTTCGCTACCGAAGGCTACAGAATCCTACCAACCCACATTGTTAAAATTGAAGATCGTAACGGAAAAGTAATATGGGAAAATAAAACGTCAAAAGTGAAAGTTCTTGATAAAACAGTAGCTCAACAAATAAATTCCATTCTCTCTGACAATAACTTAAGATCGCCAATGTTTGGATGGAGTTCCTATTTAAACTTAGGAAAATGGGCGGCGGTAAAGACAGGAACTGCGGCAACTAAAAACGGTAAAGTAACTGATGTTTGGACTGTGGGCTATACTCGAAATTTAGTTACTGGTGTTTGGATTGGAAATAACCACAACGAGCCAATGTACCGCGGGTCCGATGGTTCAAATGTAGCAGCCCCTGTATGGAATAGCTTTATGAAAGAGGCAACAAGAAACGAATCAAAAGTTGCGTTCCCA from Candidatus Paceibacterota bacterium includes the following:
- a CDS encoding penicillin-binding transpeptidase domain-containing protein; its protein translation is SINPNNGEILAMVGGRDFATSQVNIWTPTQSLSFQSPGSAFKPIVYASAFKKGYTPDTILWDVKTDFGNYSPDNYDAKQRGPIKMKEALAQSLNIPAVKTLYLAGVKNTAEVAKSMGMLDSFDEKIDSRNLDFSMAIGGKSIVPLELVSAFGTFATEGYRILPTHIVKIEDRNGKVIWENKTSKVKVLDKTVAQQINSILSDNNLRSPMFGWSSYLNLGKWAAVKTGTAATKNGKVTDVWTVGYTRNLVTGVWIGNNHNEPMYRGSDGSNVAAPVWNSFMKEATRNESKVAFPQYKKVRTGKAILDGYLLGKHCILWYLDKNNPRGNSINRNDPQLWRWEKPINGFSLQEDEEKEEKKNNTGTKKTKPKTTPTPTPTPTPTPTPTPTPAPTTTPTTPPGEEGKLKPSAILETQIRNLIKRTSTFLIYNRVFCVS